One part of the Terrimicrobium sacchariphilum genome encodes these proteins:
- a CDS encoding LacI family DNA-binding transcriptional regulator — MSKKSAKPKTDENRKVRSTLDLAKYLGLSEWTVSRAINGHPEVKQATRERVLAAMQELGFQPNPLARGLNGKSTGLIGICFGHPRSPLVVDKIASLDEFLHEKSYRGVLAISTQNPEAEKTILSDFRRMRVDGVILIQSYSQRDEIDRWLGGLPAVHVDPVEPEIGPSVYFDRKQAMHLLVDHLYTLGHRTFGALGFSASNPWRWNGLVSALEDHGLDPAKCLRSFELPAPGLESYADGIQLAEIVLSSKKPPTALMAVNDLVGIGAARHLVDCKFQIPGDFSLTGFDDLDVGQYVVPSITSINQSPRVSMRRAVEILLKTIAAPATKEIVTIDPILRIRKSTGRPGHR, encoded by the coding sequence ATGTCGAAAAAGAGCGCCAAACCAAAAACGGATGAGAATCGAAAGGTCCGATCGACTCTCGATCTCGCCAAGTACCTCGGTCTCTCCGAGTGGACCGTGTCGCGAGCCATCAACGGACACCCCGAGGTCAAGCAGGCCACGCGGGAGCGCGTGCTGGCGGCGATGCAGGAGCTGGGCTTCCAGCCCAATCCACTGGCGCGTGGGCTGAACGGCAAGTCGACCGGACTCATCGGCATCTGCTTCGGGCATCCGCGCAGCCCTCTCGTGGTGGACAAGATCGCCTCGCTCGACGAGTTCCTGCATGAGAAGAGCTACCGGGGCGTCCTCGCGATCAGCACGCAAAACCCGGAGGCCGAAAAGACCATCCTGAGCGACTTCCGCCGCATGCGGGTCGACGGCGTGATCCTGATCCAGTCGTATTCGCAGCGCGACGAAATCGACCGGTGGCTCGGCGGTCTGCCTGCCGTGCACGTCGATCCGGTCGAGCCGGAGATCGGCCCGTCGGTGTACTTTGACCGCAAGCAGGCCATGCACCTCCTGGTCGATCACCTGTACACGCTCGGCCATCGCACCTTTGGCGCGCTGGGCTTCTCTGCCTCCAACCCCTGGCGCTGGAACGGCCTCGTGAGCGCCCTCGAGGATCACGGCCTCGACCCGGCGAAATGCCTGCGCTCTTTTGAACTCCCCGCGCCCGGCCTCGAATCCTACGCCGACGGCATCCAGCTCGCGGAGATCGTGCTTTCCTCGAAGAAGCCACCGACGGCTCTGATGGCGGTGAACGACCTGGTGGGCATCGGCGCGGCACGGCATCTCGTGGACTGCAAGTTCCAGATCCCGGGCGACTTCTCGCTCACCGGCTTCGACGATCTCGACGTGGGCCAGTACGTCGTCCCCTCCATCACCTCGATCAACCAAAGCCCCCGCGTGAGCATGCGCCGCGCCGTCGAGATCCTGCTCAAGACGATCGCCGCCCCTGCCACCAAGGAGATCGTCACCATCGACCCCATCCTCAGAATCCGCAAATCCACCGGGCGCCCCGGCCACCGCTAG
- a CDS encoding right-handed parallel beta-helix repeat-containing protein produces the protein MSNLSPYSHLMRHPIRHLRLFTASAALLVSCLGVSAQTPPPAAQPGETPAPPLLSPDHPENLQAAIRYAIKYKASELVIPPGVYRLPPLPTGGGPDAWHIVVENASDLAIKAEGVTLVFTDRFRSGITFQKCTNVSFSGATLRKEAVTFTQGRVEAFSADGSQIDVRIAAGYPTDLLDPKAFEHAWLLFFDPATRIWKTELRAATTKDAQEIEPGLFRIKTENIASSPVKINIGDLVAMRGAVYTDLRAFECGGMKFTDIAVRGGSGFCFQDSGGEGNNLYERCSISYRDMPEGAKDAPLLAANADGLHSADARIGPKVIDCRFEGLNDDAIAIHGTYAMVLEANENRIIAYRVPMTRSKMIGRPGDKLHFYDENLALAGEAIITGVKALTDYQNTYDPGNRYSAFRPRKNAGYIELTLDRPIPAKRQWLLANQNDCGGDFIVRNAQIRDTSARGVYAQAPGGLIEGCTIQNTGRAAVEFNTETGIWSQADYSSNVIVRNNTFRSVSTNRRPGLLRHAGAVTILAFNGRTYIPRPGGHRNITIENNRFEDIDGLNILVCSAQDITIRGNQFINPMRNEKTFGAEKGVDPTALIWINESSDVKIADNVVTNPGPFLKKLVGLSATGSGSGVETGVVIAGDPAKAP, from the coding sequence ATGAGCAACCTTTCTCCGTATTCCCACCTGATGCGCCATCCCATCCGTCATCTCCGCCTTTTCACTGCCTCGGCCGCCCTGCTGGTTTCCTGTCTCGGGGTATCCGCGCAGACGCCTCCGCCCGCGGCGCAACCGGGAGAAACGCCTGCCCCGCCGCTCCTCTCGCCCGATCATCCCGAGAATCTCCAGGCGGCGATCCGCTATGCCATCAAGTACAAGGCAAGCGAACTCGTGATCCCGCCCGGCGTTTACCGCCTCCCGCCCCTGCCGACCGGCGGCGGCCCGGATGCCTGGCACATCGTGGTCGAGAATGCCAGCGACCTCGCCATCAAGGCCGAGGGCGTCACGCTGGTCTTCACCGACCGCTTCCGCTCCGGCATCACCTTCCAGAAATGCACCAATGTCTCCTTCAGCGGAGCGACACTGCGGAAGGAGGCCGTGACCTTTACCCAGGGCCGGGTCGAGGCCTTCTCGGCGGATGGCAGCCAGATCGACGTACGCATCGCGGCGGGCTATCCCACTGACCTGCTGGACCCGAAGGCCTTTGAACACGCCTGGCTTTTGTTCTTTGACCCGGCGACGCGCATCTGGAAAACCGAGCTTCGCGCCGCGACGACCAAGGACGCGCAGGAGATCGAGCCGGGGCTTTTCCGGATCAAGACGGAGAACATCGCGTCCTCCCCCGTGAAGATCAACATCGGCGACCTCGTGGCCATGCGCGGAGCGGTCTACACCGACCTGCGCGCCTTCGAATGCGGAGGCATGAAGTTCACCGACATCGCCGTGCGCGGCGGGTCGGGCTTCTGCTTCCAGGACTCCGGCGGAGAGGGGAACAATCTCTACGAGCGCTGCTCGATCAGCTACCGCGACATGCCCGAGGGGGCCAAGGACGCCCCGCTGCTCGCAGCCAATGCCGACGGCCTGCACAGCGCCGACGCCCGCATCGGCCCCAAGGTGATCGACTGCCGCTTCGAGGGATTGAACGACGATGCCATCGCCATTCACGGCACCTATGCGATGGTGCTGGAGGCTAATGAAAATCGCATCATTGCCTATCGCGTGCCGATGACCCGCTCGAAGATGATCGGCCGCCCGGGTGACAAGCTGCACTTCTACGATGAAAACCTAGCCCTCGCTGGCGAAGCGATCATCACCGGGGTGAAAGCGTTGACGGATTACCAGAATACCTACGATCCCGGAAATCGTTACTCGGCCTTCCGGCCGCGCAAGAATGCCGGGTATATCGAGCTAACCCTCGATCGCCCGATTCCCGCCAAACGGCAGTGGCTTCTGGCCAACCAGAACGACTGCGGCGGCGACTTCATCGTGCGCAACGCCCAGATCCGCGATACCTCGGCGCGCGGAGTTTACGCCCAGGCGCCCGGCGGGTTGATCGAGGGCTGCACGATTCAAAACACAGGCCGCGCGGCGGTGGAGTTCAATACGGAGACGGGCATCTGGAGCCAGGCGGATTACTCCAGCAATGTCATCGTGCGCAACAACACCTTCCGTAGCGTCTCGACGAATCGCCGCCCGGGGCTGCTGCGGCATGCCGGGGCGGTGACCATCCTGGCCTTCAATGGCCGCACTTACATCCCGCGCCCGGGAGGGCATCGCAACATCACGATCGAGAACAACCGCTTCGAGGACATCGACGGCCTGAACATCCTCGTCTGTTCCGCGCAGGACATCACCATCCGGGGCAACCAGTTCATCAATCCCATGCGCAATGAAAAGACCTTTGGCGCGGAGAAGGGTGTCGATCCCACGGCGCTCATCTGGATCAATGAAAGCAGCGACGTGAAGATCGCCGACAACGTCGTGACCAATCCCGGGCCGTTTTTGAAAAAGCTGGTCGGCCTCTCGGCCACCGGGTCGGGTTCCGGTGTGGAGACGGGAGTTGTTATTGCCGGAGACCCGGCCAAGGCTCCATAG
- a CDS encoding prepilin-type N-terminal cleavage/methylation domain-containing protein, which yields MMFLPRHPSPLLSSSRPARGGGGRSGFTLMELLAAIGIVAVLAAMTLSGLRVVRSAGDSAKCVGSLRAVGQGIVAYVNDNTFSLPAYPYKPAAGQLPGPLNSGQIPVSSRKYQGMLAYMIYPYLGLPEPTAQDRVVPMLQCPAWKRETKNPIGVSYYLPNDVVVDGAHVKPFGYPAPSYAEPMRMLALPGSPSSILVLQDVDRKLPGISGADWAAALPASPVHRGKRNLLYLDGHVASQ from the coding sequence ATGATGTTTCTCCCCAGGCATCCATCCCCCTTGCTTTCGTCGTCCCGCCCGGCTCGTGGTGGCGGCGGCCGATCGGGGTTTACCTTGATGGAACTGCTGGCCGCCATCGGCATCGTGGCCGTGCTTGCAGCCATGACGCTCTCAGGTCTGCGGGTGGTGCGCTCGGCGGGAGACAGCGCGAAATGCGTGGGCAGCCTGCGCGCCGTGGGGCAGGGGATCGTCGCCTATGTGAATGACAACACCTTCAGCCTCCCGGCCTATCCGTACAAGCCTGCGGCCGGTCAGCTGCCGGGGCCGCTGAATAGCGGGCAGATCCCGGTAAGCAGCCGGAAATACCAGGGGATGCTGGCCTATATGATCTATCCTTATCTCGGCCTGCCCGAGCCGACCGCGCAGGATCGCGTCGTCCCGATGCTGCAATGCCCCGCCTGGAAGAGGGAAACGAAAAATCCCATCGGTGTTAGCTATTATCTTCCTAATGACGTCGTCGTCGACGGCGCGCATGTAAAGCCCTTTGGCTACCCGGCGCCCAGCTATGCCGAGCCGATGCGCATGCTGGCCCTGCCTGGCTCGCCCTCGTCGATCCTCGTCCTGCAGGATGTCGATCGCAAGTTGCCGGGAATTTCCGGGGCGGATTGGGCGGCAGCCCTCCCGGCCTCGCCCGTGCACCGGGGCAAGCGCAACCTGCTCTATCTCGACGGCCACGTGGCCTCCCAGTAA
- a CDS encoding beta strand repeat-containing protein yields the protein MKTSIIHGTRQATILRRSLRMALTVSAAASTLGLLDSLHAANVEKANNTTNLNLAGSYVSGGPPGAGDIISITSTMGGNKSVFLGADMSVAGISFDATATGTLSIKVGNTLTIGASGISLASVPAGGSNFDSSASIILAADQTWAGGVRSITIGGSATIDENGKALSITGTNLFNFNSSSAQTLNANISVNSMAVGGGTAGLTLTNTNNSFGALSITGGSVVTGSTLSSGGGNSTLGKGTITIGGNASNGTLRYSGATATANQVLQHDARASVSTFEVSNAGTTLTNAGNLTTSSSNNTVVGNGWELGGAGNLKLTGVISDSTATTRTGTTVKKIGSGTLVLGGVSTFTGGTTVSEGVLLVNTAQTAGNSGTGTGSVSVAAGTLGGTGIIRPGTGNSISVASGAILAPGDSTAVSSIGTLVLDGGGTAAPLLTMNSGAQFSFDLGTASTSDRLNVWNYSSGDFVLSANAVNLTLDASIQSGSYTFTLFNFYTNNGAALSADTFSGLALGTLSSNISSATFDYSMAGQIKLNVTAVPEPASIALLGTGLLLVMTMRRRRQA from the coding sequence ATGAAAACATCCATCATTCACGGAACCAGGCAGGCAACCATCCTGCGCCGCTCGTTGCGGATGGCCCTGACCGTCTCGGCGGCAGCCTCCACCCTGGGTTTGCTCGACAGCCTCCACGCGGCAAACGTGGAGAAGGCTAACAATACGACCAACCTGAATCTCGCGGGTTCCTATGTTTCCGGGGGGCCTCCGGGGGCTGGAGATATTATTTCGATCACCAGCACGATGGGCGGAAATAAAAGTGTATTTCTCGGCGCAGACATGTCGGTGGCCGGAATCAGCTTTGACGCGACAGCGACCGGGACCCTGTCCATCAAGGTGGGCAACACGCTGACGATCGGAGCGTCGGGCATTTCGCTGGCCTCGGTGCCTGCGGGCGGCTCGAACTTTGATTCATCGGCCTCCATCATCCTGGCAGCGGATCAGACCTGGGCTGGTGGTGTTCGCTCGATCACCATCGGGGGCAGCGCGACGATCGATGAAAACGGCAAGGCTCTTTCCATTACGGGAACGAACCTTTTCAATTTCAACTCCTCCTCCGCCCAGACGCTTAATGCGAATATTTCCGTGAACTCCATGGCAGTTGGGGGTGGCACGGCAGGCCTGACGCTGACTAACACGAACAACTCCTTCGGAGCGCTCTCCATCACGGGCGGCAGCGTTGTCACCGGGTCCACGCTTTCCTCGGGAGGCGGTAACAGCACCTTGGGCAAAGGCACGATCACTATCGGCGGCAATGCGAGCAATGGCACATTGCGTTACTCCGGGGCTACGGCAACCGCAAATCAGGTTCTTCAGCATGATGCGAGGGCATCGGTATCCACGTTTGAGGTTTCCAACGCCGGTACGACCCTGACTAATGCGGGCAACCTCACGACGTCCAGTAGCAACAATACCGTAGTGGGGAACGGCTGGGAGCTTGGCGGAGCGGGCAACCTCAAGCTTACGGGAGTGATTTCGGATTCCACCGCGACGACGCGCACCGGCACGACGGTGAAGAAAATCGGGTCGGGTACGCTCGTCCTTGGGGGGGTGAGTACCTTCACTGGTGGCACCACCGTAAGCGAAGGCGTCCTTTTGGTGAACACGGCCCAGACGGCTGGCAACTCCGGCACGGGTACGGGCAGCGTCTCCGTCGCGGCGGGTACGCTCGGCGGCACGGGCATCATTCGTCCCGGCACGGGCAACAGCATCTCGGTGGCATCTGGAGCGATCCTGGCTCCCGGCGACAGCACGGCGGTGAGCTCCATCGGTACGCTCGTGCTGGATGGCGGCGGCACCGCGGCTCCCCTCCTGACGATGAACTCGGGAGCGCAGTTCAGCTTCGACCTCGGGACGGCCTCGACCAGTGACCGCCTGAATGTGTGGAACTACTCGTCGGGAGACTTTGTTCTCTCGGCCAATGCGGTGAACCTCACGCTCGACGCCTCGATCCAGTCGGGCTCCTACACGTTCACACTCTTCAACTTCTACACAAACAACGGCGCAGCGCTCTCGGCGGATACCTTTTCCGGCCTCGCTCTCGGTACGCTTTCGTCGAACATCTCGAGTGCGACCTTCGACTACAGCATGGCCGGCCAGATCAAGCTGAACGTGACGGCTGTTCCCGAGCCAGCCTCGATCGCTCTGCTCGGCACAGGCCTGCTCCTCGTGATGACGATGCGTCGTCGCCGTCAGGCCTGA
- a CDS encoding helix-turn-helix domain-containing protein, giving the protein MFLFYRNQGERQYGDHPVQPYPRGRWEFQFFLEGEFSVVLLQNGIKKNERLKAPMLILTGPDCVHGWAGKPGDLTRNIIFHFDEAEYPIRSIVGTNGCRKVAFQTSEIPIIQALYDRCDEARKRLGTTPLEVSKRAGFWEPLIYKIVAAELTIFFLKHIPKTEWGAPPNYGESKVKEAMAWYEANMAKAPNIAEVARAIHLSPTHLRRLFHKVRGTSPQIAFTHVQFERAKWLMRSPEMTLEQVGESTGFGSASAFSRAFKTEFGMSPREFRQKSLGKQTKADLLAAASQRRS; this is encoded by the coding sequence GTGTTCCTATTCTACCGCAACCAGGGGGAGCGCCAATACGGAGACCACCCCGTCCAACCCTATCCGCGAGGCCGGTGGGAGTTTCAGTTTTTTCTGGAAGGGGAGTTCAGCGTCGTCCTTTTGCAAAACGGGATCAAAAAGAACGAACGCCTGAAGGCGCCCATGCTCATCCTCACGGGTCCGGACTGCGTCCACGGCTGGGCTGGGAAACCTGGCGACCTGACCCGCAATATCATTTTCCATTTTGATGAGGCGGAGTATCCCATCCGCTCCATCGTCGGGACGAATGGCTGCCGGAAGGTTGCCTTTCAGACCTCGGAGATCCCGATCATCCAGGCGCTTTACGACCGGTGCGACGAGGCGAGGAAACGCCTCGGCACCACGCCGCTCGAGGTGAGCAAGCGCGCGGGCTTCTGGGAGCCGCTCATCTACAAGATCGTCGCCGCCGAGCTCACCATCTTCTTCCTGAAACACATCCCCAAGACGGAGTGGGGCGCCCCTCCAAACTATGGAGAGTCCAAGGTCAAGGAGGCCATGGCCTGGTATGAGGCAAACATGGCAAAAGCACCCAATATCGCGGAGGTCGCGCGCGCCATTCACCTGTCTCCCACCCATCTGCGCAGGCTCTTTCACAAGGTGCGCGGCACCTCGCCTCAGATCGCCTTTACCCATGTCCAGTTTGAACGGGCCAAATGGCTGATGCGATCTCCCGAGATGACCCTCGAGCAGGTCGGCGAGAGCACGGGCTTTGGCAGCGCGAGCGCCTTCTCACGCGCCTTCAAGACAGAGTTCGGCATGTCGCCGCGCGAGTTTCGACAGAAGTCTCTCGGCAAACAGACAAAGGCGGATCTGCTCGCGGCGGCCAGCCAGCGGCGGAGTTGA
- a CDS encoding Gfo/Idh/MocA family protein, translating into MERKSPPAFVHPDGSPARFALVGTGGRSWMFTQALSSTYRDRCALVAFCDTNQTRMDFYNREIAEKFDAEPVATYPASDFDRMVREQQPDVVIVSSIDRTHHEYIVRAMDLGCDVITEKPLTVDVEKCEAILDAVTRTGRRLIVTFNYRYAPLRTKVKELIMEGAIGEVKSVHFEWLLDTNHGADYFRRWHRDKKNSGGLMVHKATHHFDLVNWWLDSSPETVFAFGNLGFYGRENALKRGVTEFYERGTEDSAAAANDPFALDLRKSENLSHLYLDAEHEDGYRRDQSVFSDGITIEDTMNVLVRYKSGAQMSYSLYTYAPWEGYRIAFNGTKGRIEVNHQEASYINAGTGALTEGMSSSEQIVLFPMFEKPVVVEIPPSEGGHGGGDPIMLDEIFGGKPFPDPFHRAANHIDGARSILTGIAANESFRTGLPVKVDSLLRLDEWTSPAVDHLPEVAAAPAGDPAVLAG; encoded by the coding sequence ATGGAACGAAAATCTCCTCCCGCTTTCGTACACCCGGATGGCTCCCCTGCCCGTTTTGCCCTGGTAGGGACGGGAGGACGCTCGTGGATGTTTACCCAAGCGCTTTCCTCGACCTATCGCGACCGCTGCGCTCTCGTGGCGTTTTGCGACACGAACCAAACGCGGATGGATTTCTACAATCGCGAGATCGCAGAGAAATTTGACGCGGAGCCTGTGGCCACTTATCCGGCCTCGGACTTTGACCGGATGGTACGCGAGCAGCAGCCCGACGTGGTCATCGTGTCCTCCATCGACCGCACGCATCACGAGTACATCGTACGGGCCATGGATCTCGGCTGCGATGTGATCACGGAAAAGCCGCTCACCGTGGATGTGGAAAAGTGCGAGGCGATCCTCGATGCCGTGACCCGCACGGGACGGCGGCTGATTGTAACCTTCAACTATCGGTATGCCCCGCTCCGCACCAAGGTGAAGGAGCTCATCATGGAGGGAGCGATCGGAGAGGTGAAGTCCGTGCACTTCGAATGGCTCCTCGATACGAACCACGGAGCGGACTATTTCCGCCGGTGGCACCGCGATAAGAAGAACTCCGGCGGGTTGATGGTACACAAGGCAACCCATCACTTTGATCTCGTGAACTGGTGGCTCGACTCGTCGCCCGAGACGGTCTTTGCCTTTGGCAATCTCGGCTTTTATGGGCGGGAGAACGCTCTCAAGCGGGGCGTCACGGAATTCTACGAGCGCGGGACGGAAGACTCCGCCGCGGCAGCCAATGATCCCTTTGCCCTCGATCTGCGCAAATCGGAAAACCTGAGCCATCTCTATCTCGACGCGGAGCATGAAGATGGCTATCGGCGGGACCAGAGTGTCTTCTCCGACGGGATCACCATCGAGGACACGATGAATGTCCTGGTGCGTTACAAGTCCGGCGCGCAGATGAGCTACAGCCTCTACACGTATGCCCCATGGGAGGGCTATCGCATCGCCTTCAACGGCACGAAGGGACGCATCGAGGTCAATCATCAGGAGGCCTCCTACATCAATGCCGGCACGGGCGCTCTCACCGAGGGCATGTCGAGTTCCGAGCAGATCGTGCTGTTTCCGATGTTTGAGAAGCCTGTCGTGGTGGAGATACCCCCGAGCGAGGGCGGTCATGGCGGCGGCGATCCGATCATGCTCGACGAGATTTTCGGCGGGAAGCCATTCCCGGACCCGTTTCATCGGGCGGCCAATCACATCGACGGAGCACGCTCGATCCTTACGGGGATCGCGGCAAATGAGTCCTTCCGCACCGGCCTGCCGGTGAAGGTGGATTCCCTTCTCCGACTCGATGAGTGGACCTCTCCCGCAGTCGATCATCTCCCCGAGGTGGCGGCGGCACCGGCAGGCGATCCCGCTGTGCTGGCAGGGTAA